The following are from one region of the Mycolicibacterium helvum genome:
- a CDS encoding DUF1906 domain-containing protein translates to MSVSRRDVLKLAAATPAALGLGTLASALAPSTANAAPLGVLLDYAAGVISASDLKASGALGAIRYVSDRRPGGDWMLGKPIQLAEARDLYQAGLKIVSNYQFGKADSADWLGGQQAGLMHAKRGWALHTAAGGPVAAPIYVSIDDNPSLDQYTTQVAPYLRAWESVIGHQLVGVYGNSKVIDWALQDGIGSWFWQHNWGSPQGYTHPAAHLHQVEIDARKVAGVGVDLNNIMKPQFGQWD, encoded by the coding sequence GTGTCTGTGTCGCGCCGCGACGTGCTGAAATTGGCCGCCGCAACCCCGGCCGCGCTGGGTCTGGGGACTCTGGCGTCGGCCCTGGCTCCGTCGACTGCCAACGCCGCCCCGCTGGGCGTGTTGCTGGATTACGCGGCCGGCGTCATCAGTGCCAGCGACCTCAAGGCCTCCGGCGCGCTCGGCGCCATCCGGTACGTCTCTGATCGACGCCCCGGCGGGGATTGGATGCTGGGCAAGCCGATTCAGCTGGCTGAGGCGCGCGATCTCTACCAAGCCGGGCTAAAGATCGTGTCCAACTATCAGTTCGGCAAGGCGGACAGCGCAGACTGGCTCGGTGGGCAACAGGCCGGCCTGATGCACGCCAAGCGTGGGTGGGCGCTGCACACCGCAGCCGGCGGTCCGGTGGCCGCCCCGATCTACGTGTCGATCGACGACAATCCCAGCCTCGATCAGTACACAACGCAGGTCGCGCCATACTTGCGCGCCTGGGAATCGGTGATCGGGCACCAGCTGGTGGGCGTGTACGGAAACTCCAAGGTGATCGACTGGGCGCTGCAGGACGGCATCGGATCGTGGTTCTGGCAGCACAACTGGGGTTCCCCGCAGGGCTACACCCATCCGGCCGCACACCTGCACCAGGTCGAGATCGATGCGCGCAAGGTCGCCGGCGTCGGGGTCGACCTGAACAACATCATGAAGCCCCAATTCGGGCAGTGGGACTGA
- a CDS encoding ABC transporter ATP-binding protein, with amino-acid sequence MPSRPPRSPQIELRGVRKVFGDVTAVEGADLTVADGELFAILGPSGSGKTTVLRMIAGFEQPTAGTIHLGGTDVTALPPAKRDTNTVFQDYALFPHMTVAQNVEYGLKVKGVARPERRERTAAALDMVRLSGHAARKPTQLSGGQQQRVALARALVGRPKVLLLDEPLGALDLKLREQMQVELKAIQREVGITFVIVTHDQDEALTLCDRLAVFNNGRIEQIGAAREVYENPANRFVADFVGTSNVVDGTTAQALVGQAGTFAIRPERILLLAPDAPVPTGMRSVAAEVAEVVYAGPITRVAADAAGVRLTATLLSAEASTDITHGATAVLAWPPGAVRSLSE; translated from the coding sequence ATGCCGTCCCGTCCTCCTCGGTCACCACAGATCGAGTTGCGCGGGGTGCGGAAGGTGTTCGGCGACGTGACCGCCGTCGAGGGCGCGGACCTGACCGTCGCCGACGGAGAACTGTTCGCAATCCTCGGCCCGTCGGGTTCGGGCAAGACCACAGTGCTGCGGATGATCGCCGGCTTCGAGCAGCCAACCGCAGGCACCATTCATCTCGGCGGCACCGACGTCACGGCGCTACCGCCGGCCAAGCGGGACACCAACACCGTCTTCCAGGACTACGCACTGTTCCCGCACATGACGGTGGCTCAGAACGTCGAGTACGGGCTCAAGGTGAAAGGGGTGGCCCGCCCCGAGCGCCGGGAGCGCACCGCGGCCGCCCTGGACATGGTGCGGCTGTCCGGACATGCCGCCCGCAAGCCCACGCAGTTGTCGGGTGGTCAGCAGCAGCGCGTCGCCCTGGCCCGCGCCCTGGTGGGCCGGCCCAAGGTCCTGCTGCTCGACGAGCCACTGGGTGCACTGGATCTCAAACTGCGCGAGCAGATGCAGGTGGAGCTCAAGGCAATTCAGCGCGAAGTCGGCATCACCTTCGTGATCGTGACACACGATCAGGACGAGGCGCTGACTCTGTGCGACCGGCTTGCGGTGTTCAACAACGGCCGCATCGAACAAATCGGTGCCGCCCGCGAGGTCTACGAAAACCCAGCCAACCGGTTCGTCGCCGATTTCGTCGGGACCTCCAACGTGGTCGACGGCACGACAGCCCAAGCACTCGTCGGCCAGGCCGGGACCTTTGCGATCCGGCCTGAGCGGATCCTGCTGCTGGCGCCCGATGCGCCCGTTCCAACCGGAATGCGCAGTGTCGCAGCCGAAGTCGCCGAAGTGGTGTACGCGGGCCCGATCACTCGAGTGGCGGCCGACGCAGCCGGGGTCCGGTTGACCGCGACGCTGCTGTCGGCCGAGGCTTCCACCGACATCACCCACGGCGCAACCGCCGTACTGGCGTGGCCACCGGGTGCCGTTCGATCCCTGTCCGAATAA
- a CDS encoding ABC transporter substrate-binding protein, translating into MRTTTRRLGAALVACAALVAACSSSTTSGGGSSTAPPKMEPLSALGKGEGQLNLIAWPGYAEDGSNDPKVDWVHPFEQKTGCKVNVKIGNTSDEMLQLMRTGQYDGVSASGDATLRLIYAGDVAPVNTKLVPNYETISAFLKDKPWNSVNGQMYGIPHGWGANLLMYNTDVVKGAPDTWGAVFPGAPEYKGKVTAYDSPIYIADAALYLSKTKPELGIKNPYSLTEDQLNAAVDLLKAQHGNIGEYWSDYTKAVQAFESGTSVIGTTWQVIANMLTTDAKVKIATVLPKEGATGWSDTWMVSSKAKNPNCMYQWMDWITSPEVNAAVAEYFGEAPAQTKACDFTSDKTFCETYHATDAAYAEKISYWTTPQKQCVDGSGDNCTAYSEWVDKWQQIKG; encoded by the coding sequence ATGAGAACCACCACCCGTCGCCTCGGCGCTGCGCTGGTCGCGTGCGCCGCACTGGTTGCCGCCTGTTCGAGCTCCACCACCTCCGGAGGCGGGAGTTCCACGGCGCCACCCAAGATGGAGCCGCTGTCGGCGCTCGGTAAGGGCGAGGGCCAGCTCAACCTGATCGCGTGGCCGGGTTATGCCGAGGACGGTTCCAACGACCCGAAGGTCGACTGGGTGCACCCGTTCGAGCAGAAGACGGGCTGCAAGGTCAACGTCAAGATCGGCAACACGTCCGACGAGATGCTGCAGCTGATGCGCACCGGCCAGTACGACGGCGTCTCGGCGTCCGGCGACGCCACCCTGCGGCTCATCTACGCCGGCGATGTGGCGCCGGTCAACACCAAACTCGTCCCCAACTACGAGACCATCTCGGCGTTCCTCAAGGACAAGCCGTGGAACTCGGTGAACGGCCAGATGTACGGCATCCCGCACGGCTGGGGTGCGAACCTACTCATGTACAACACCGACGTCGTCAAGGGCGCCCCCGACACGTGGGGAGCGGTCTTCCCGGGGGCGCCGGAGTACAAGGGCAAGGTCACCGCCTATGACTCCCCCATCTACATCGCCGACGCCGCGCTGTACCTGTCGAAGACGAAACCCGAACTGGGAATCAAGAATCCGTACTCGCTGACCGAGGACCAACTCAACGCTGCGGTCGATCTGCTCAAGGCCCAGCACGGCAATATCGGCGAGTACTGGTCGGACTACACCAAGGCGGTCCAGGCCTTCGAGTCCGGCACCTCGGTGATCGGCACCACCTGGCAGGTGATCGCCAACATGCTGACCACCGACGCCAAGGTCAAGATCGCCACCGTGTTGCCCAAGGAAGGCGCGACCGGATGGTCGGACACCTGGATGGTGTCGTCGAAGGCCAAGAACCCGAACTGCATGTACCAGTGGATGGACTGGATCACCTCACCGGAGGTCAACGCTGCGGTCGCCGAGTACTTCGGCGAGGCCCCGGCACAGACCAAGGCCTGTGATTTCACCAGCGACAAGACGTTCTGCGAGACCTACCACGCCACCGACGCCGCCTACGCCGAGAAGATCAGTTACTGGACAACACCGCAGAAGCAGTGCGTGGACGGCAGCGGGGACAACTGCACGGCCTACAGCGAGTGGGTCGACAAATGGCAGCAGATCAAGGGCTGA
- a CDS encoding ABC transporter permease, which produces MAADQGLTPGMSRRIRLAFLLVPPLAWLVVAYLGSLGVLLLSAFWSTDTFTGAVVRSYTSDNFVRVLTDAVFRTATLRTIGIALSVTVICIVLAVPLGLYMAKVASPRVRLALVVAVTTPLWASYLVKAYAWRMLLSPEGPLHWVAGYTPGYGLIATVLTLAYLWLPYMVIPVFAAFERVPDPLIDASADLGASDLTTLRTIVAPLVFPGVAAGSIFTFSLSMGDYIAVTIVGGKTQMLGNIIYGQLVTANNQPLAAALSLIPLAAIVLYLLAMRRTGALENV; this is translated from the coding sequence ATGGCAGCAGATCAAGGGCTGACACCAGGGATGAGCCGGCGGATCCGCCTCGCTTTTCTCCTCGTTCCGCCACTGGCCTGGCTGGTGGTGGCTTATCTGGGCTCGCTTGGTGTACTGCTGCTTTCGGCCTTCTGGAGCACCGATACCTTCACCGGCGCGGTGGTGCGGTCCTACACCAGCGACAACTTCGTGCGAGTTCTCACCGACGCGGTGTTCCGTACGGCCACGCTGCGCACTATCGGAATTGCGTTGAGCGTCACCGTGATCTGCATCGTGCTGGCGGTTCCGCTGGGGCTCTACATGGCCAAGGTCGCCTCGCCCCGGGTGCGGCTGGCCCTGGTGGTCGCGGTGACGACACCGCTGTGGGCCAGCTATCTGGTGAAGGCCTACGCGTGGCGGATGCTGCTCTCACCGGAGGGCCCGCTGCACTGGGTGGCGGGCTACACGCCGGGCTACGGCTTGATCGCCACAGTGCTCACCCTGGCCTACCTGTGGCTGCCCTACATGGTGATCCCGGTATTCGCCGCCTTCGAGCGGGTGCCCGATCCACTGATCGACGCCAGCGCCGATCTGGGCGCGTCGGATCTCACGACGCTGCGAACCATCGTGGCGCCACTGGTGTTTCCCGGTGTCGCGGCCGGCTCGATCTTCACGTTCTCGCTGTCGATGGGTGACTACATCGCGGTGACGATCGTCGGCGGCAAGACCCAGATGCTGGGCAACATCATCTACGGGCAGCTGGTGACCGCCAACAATCAGCCACTGGCGGCCGCGCTGTCGCTGATCCCGTTGGCCGCGATCGTGCTCTATCTGTTGGCGATGCGGCGCACCGGAGCATTGGAGAACGTCTGA
- a CDS encoding ABC transporter permease — protein MLSHGMRRLVRSWTVLVLVFLYAPLLLVVVNAFNSSKTFAFPPTGFTLQWWASAWASEGMWHSLGNSVVVGACATALALVLGTMAAFAVQRYRFFGRQTISFLVVLPITLPGIVTGIALNATFTSALGMTLGLATVIVGHATFCIVIVFNNTQARLRRLGTGLEDASADLGASGWQTFRYVTFPMMRGALLAGAILAFALSFDEIVVTTFTAGPRVQTLPIWIFGNLFRPNQAPVINVVAAALTLLAVIPVWLAQRFGGDPASTRV, from the coding sequence ATGCTGTCGCACGGGATGCGCCGCCTGGTCCGGAGCTGGACCGTGCTGGTGTTGGTTTTCCTGTACGCGCCTTTGCTTCTGGTCGTGGTCAACGCGTTCAACTCGTCCAAGACATTCGCGTTTCCGCCCACCGGGTTCACGTTGCAGTGGTGGGCCAGCGCCTGGGCCAGCGAAGGCATGTGGCATTCGCTGGGTAACTCGGTGGTCGTGGGGGCGTGCGCGACGGCACTGGCCCTGGTGCTGGGCACGATGGCGGCGTTCGCCGTGCAGCGCTACCGCTTCTTCGGCCGGCAGACCATCAGCTTTCTGGTGGTGTTGCCGATCACGCTGCCCGGGATCGTGACCGGTATCGCGCTGAACGCGACGTTCACCTCGGCGCTGGGCATGACGTTGGGGTTGGCGACTGTCATCGTCGGGCACGCGACGTTCTGCATCGTGATCGTGTTCAACAACACCCAGGCCCGGTTGCGCCGACTGGGCACCGGACTGGAGGACGCGTCGGCCGACCTGGGTGCATCGGGTTGGCAGACCTTTCGGTACGTGACCTTTCCGATGATGCGCGGTGCGCTGTTGGCCGGCGCGATCCTGGCCTTTGCGCTGAGCTTCGACGAGATCGTCGTCACAACATTCACCGCTGGCCCGAGGGTGCAGACGCTGCCGATCTGGATATTCGGCAACCTGTTCCGGCCCAATCAGGCCCCGGTGATCAACGTCGTCGCCGCGGCGTTGACCCTGCTCGCGGTCATCCCGGTGTGGCTGGCGCAACGCTTCGGCGGTGATCCGGCCTCGACGAGGGTCTAG
- a CDS encoding MFS transporter yields MRAWIVWSTGVLAYVVAVLDRTTLGVSGLDAAKRFSASPGVLSTFVVLQVIVYAAAQIPAGLLLDRFGSKVMIVSGAALMVAGQLALAFTVSLPAAIGARAVVGLGDAFTFISVLRLVPHWFTPRQIPLVTQLTGISGQLGQVLSAVPFLSLLISSGWTRAYTTVAAFGVLSLVLTLLLVKNTPPGAAVHDPVISLRETLASVKTIWMRPGTRLGFFTHMGTQFSVTVFALMWGVPYLTVAQNLSRSEAGTLLTISVVSAIAFGVIIGMVTGRHPHRRSWVVLGIVISNALVWTVVLALPHAAPHWLLVVLIVVISFGGPGSMVGFDFARTFNPRSTLGTAQGAVNMGGFLASLLVMQAMGMIIGATGGYSFDSFRLAWCVQYVVWVLAIAGILITRRKALRTIGDIEESRYLLEFFSDAQLAPVSRRER; encoded by the coding sequence GTGCGGGCCTGGATTGTGTGGTCGACGGGAGTGTTGGCCTACGTCGTGGCCGTGCTGGACCGGACCACGCTCGGGGTCTCCGGGCTGGATGCCGCCAAGCGGTTCTCGGCCAGCCCCGGTGTGTTGTCGACCTTCGTCGTGCTGCAGGTCATCGTCTACGCGGCCGCGCAGATCCCCGCCGGCCTGCTGCTGGATCGCTTTGGGTCCAAGGTGATGATCGTGTCCGGCGCGGCCCTGATGGTGGCTGGACAGCTGGCACTGGCGTTCACCGTCTCACTGCCCGCGGCGATCGGCGCGCGTGCGGTGGTGGGGCTGGGCGACGCATTCACGTTCATCTCGGTGCTGAGGCTGGTTCCGCACTGGTTCACACCGCGCCAGATCCCGTTGGTGACCCAATTGACCGGTATCTCAGGGCAACTGGGCCAAGTGCTCTCGGCAGTACCGTTCCTGTCGCTGCTGATCAGCTCCGGGTGGACGAGGGCGTACACGACCGTCGCGGCATTTGGCGTGCTGTCACTGGTACTGACTCTGCTGCTGGTGAAGAACACCCCGCCGGGCGCCGCCGTCCACGACCCGGTGATCAGCCTGCGCGAGACGCTGGCCAGCGTGAAGACAATCTGGATGCGCCCGGGCACCCGGTTGGGATTCTTCACGCACATGGGCACCCAGTTTTCGGTCACGGTGTTCGCGTTGATGTGGGGCGTCCCGTATCTGACGGTGGCGCAAAATCTTTCCCGCAGTGAGGCGGGCACGCTGCTGACGATCTCGGTGGTCTCCGCAATCGCCTTCGGGGTCATCATCGGCATGGTCACCGGCCGACACCCCCACCGGCGCTCATGGGTGGTGCTGGGCATCGTGATCAGCAACGCCCTGGTATGGACAGTCGTGCTCGCGCTGCCGCACGCCGCGCCGCACTGGCTGTTGGTCGTACTGATCGTGGTGATCTCGTTTGGCGGCCCGGGCTCCATGGTGGGCTTCGACTTCGCCCGCACGTTCAACCCTCGTTCCACGCTGGGCACCGCCCAGGGCGCGGTGAACATGGGCGGTTTCCTGGCCTCGCTACTGGTGATGCAGGCGATGGGCATGATCATCGGCGCGACCGGCGGCTACTCGTTCGACTCGTTCCGGCTGGCGTGGTGCGTGCAGTACGTGGTGTGGGTGCTGGCCATCGCCGGCATCCTGATCACCCGCAGGAAGGCGCTCCGCACGATCGGGGACATCGAAGAGAGCCGCTACCTGCTCGAGTTCTTCAGCGACGCTCAGCTGGCTCCGGTATCCCGCCGGGAGCGGTAA
- a CDS encoding acyl-CoA dehydrogenase family protein, with the protein MSLDLTPTTAQHDLARRTHEFAEHCIRPVAAEYDRRQEFPWPVLEEAAVRGFYSPLFYRDLIGDPTGLSLPMFMEELFWGCAGIGLAVVMPALALAAIGQAATPEQMLTWAPECFGTPGDLKLAALAISEPEGGSDVRNLRTRARRDGPEKDADWIIDGHKMWIGNGGIANVHVVNAVVDEELGHRGQALFVVPGSTPGLELVRKLDKLGCRASHTAELKFSQVRIPAQNLLGGQDRLERKLARAREAMAGGRRSGSATLGTFEQTRPMVAAQALGIARAALEYMTAYANRRQAFGSPIIDNQGIAFPLADLATGIDAARLLTWRASWMAANSVPFERGEGSMAKLAASEIAVRTTEQAIQTLGGWGYISDHPVEKWYRDAKLYTIFEGTSEIQRIVISSALGAADGGPPMHIDLEPSGGPLNRLFGRGTPARGRIGSAALAMRDRVPEPAMRMVMKVLAPPRR; encoded by the coding sequence ATGAGCCTGGACCTCACGCCGACGACGGCACAGCACGACCTCGCGCGTCGAACACACGAGTTCGCCGAACACTGCATCCGCCCGGTTGCCGCCGAGTACGACCGGCGCCAGGAATTCCCCTGGCCAGTGCTCGAAGAGGCCGCGGTTCGGGGGTTCTACAGCCCGCTGTTCTACCGGGACCTGATCGGCGACCCCACCGGGCTGTCACTGCCGATGTTCATGGAAGAACTGTTCTGGGGTTGTGCCGGAATCGGTTTGGCGGTGGTGATGCCCGCACTGGCGCTGGCCGCCATTGGCCAGGCCGCCACCCCGGAGCAGATGCTGACCTGGGCACCCGAGTGTTTCGGCACACCAGGCGATCTGAAGTTGGCCGCGCTGGCGATCTCCGAACCTGAGGGCGGCAGCGATGTCCGCAACCTGCGTACCAGGGCCCGCCGCGATGGCCCAGAAAAGGATGCGGACTGGATCATCGACGGGCACAAGATGTGGATCGGCAACGGCGGCATCGCCAACGTGCACGTCGTCAACGCCGTCGTCGACGAGGAGCTGGGTCACCGGGGGCAGGCGTTGTTCGTCGTGCCGGGCAGCACACCGGGTTTGGAACTGGTCCGAAAGCTCGACAAGCTCGGATGCCGCGCCTCGCACACCGCCGAGCTGAAGTTCTCTCAAGTGCGGATACCGGCCCAGAATCTGCTCGGTGGACAGGACCGGTTGGAACGCAAGCTCGCCCGTGCCCGCGAAGCCATGGCGGGTGGCCGGCGGTCCGGTTCGGCGACGTTGGGCACGTTCGAACAGACCCGCCCGATGGTGGCTGCCCAGGCGCTCGGAATCGCCCGCGCCGCATTGGAATACATGACGGCTTACGCGAATCGCCGGCAGGCGTTCGGCTCCCCCATCATCGACAACCAGGGCATCGCTTTTCCCCTGGCCGACCTGGCGACCGGTATCGACGCTGCCCGGCTACTCACCTGGCGTGCATCGTGGATGGCCGCCAACAGCGTGCCGTTCGAACGCGGCGAGGGCTCGATGGCCAAGCTGGCCGCCAGTGAGATCGCGGTGAGGACCACCGAGCAAGCCATCCAGACCCTGGGTGGCTGGGGGTACATCAGCGATCATCCGGTGGAGAAGTGGTACCGCGACGCCAAGCTGTACACGATCTTCGAGGGCACCAGCGAGATCCAGCGGATCGTGATCTCCTCAGCTCTCGGCGCCGCCGACGGCGGGCCGCCCATGCACATCGACCTGGAACCATCCGGCGGCCCGCTCAACCGGCTGTTCGGCCGTGGCACCCCGGCCCGCGGCCGGATCGGGAGTGCCGCCCTGGCTATGCGCGACCGCGTGCCCGAGCCGGCGATGCGAATGGTGATGAAAGTCCTCGCCCCACCGCGGCGATGA
- a CDS encoding WS/DGAT/MGAT family O-acyltransferase — protein MARKVQHLTTLDAGFLQLEDTDHHVSLAIGGVAVLEGPAPEFGVLLETMGARCLSNPRSTQVLRTHPLDLTAPEWVEDPTFDLNHHVRRTALPHPGDDAELYAEIASIMERRLDRERPLWECWVIEGLADDRWAVLIKVHHALADGIAATNLLTGLCDDVNVTSFATAIGAATHPGRRSGVPLPSLNPWNWLGDSVRFGLSAGKVALRAATGAAEITANMLRPAPRSSFNGPVGDLRRYSSAVVKLSDVEEIAHTFGTTINDVALAAVADSYRAALLRRGEQPRPDSLRTLVPVSVRATDAMDVPDNRVSLMLPLLPVDLADPLQRLRTVHDRLKVAKSSGQRQAGSILVWATNLIPFTVTAWTVRLLSRLPQRSVVTVVTNVPGPRQPLTVMGHKVVRLLPVPPIAAGLRTGIAILSYADELAFGLVVDFDAAPDVDELAIGIDRGVQRLHQLAKTSGASRRKGGLRLLSDG, from the coding sequence ATGGCTCGAAAGGTCCAGCACCTGACGACATTGGACGCCGGGTTCCTGCAACTCGAGGACACCGACCATCACGTCAGTCTCGCGATCGGCGGGGTTGCGGTGCTGGAGGGTCCCGCACCGGAGTTCGGGGTGCTGCTCGAAACCATGGGCGCACGTTGCCTGTCCAATCCGCGCAGCACCCAGGTGTTGCGCACCCATCCGCTCGATCTGACCGCACCCGAATGGGTCGAAGATCCGACCTTCGACCTGAACCATCACGTGCGGCGCACCGCGCTGCCGCATCCCGGCGACGACGCCGAACTGTATGCCGAAATCGCCTCGATCATGGAGCGCCGACTAGATCGTGAGCGCCCGCTGTGGGAATGCTGGGTGATCGAGGGCCTGGCCGATGATCGCTGGGCGGTGCTGATCAAGGTGCACCACGCGCTGGCCGACGGGATCGCCGCCACCAACCTGCTCACCGGACTGTGCGACGACGTCAACGTCACCAGCTTCGCCACCGCCATCGGGGCCGCGACGCATCCGGGCCGTCGGTCCGGTGTGCCGCTGCCCAGCTTGAATCCGTGGAATTGGCTGGGTGATTCGGTGCGGTTCGGACTCAGCGCGGGCAAAGTCGCGCTGCGGGCTGCCACCGGCGCCGCGGAGATCACCGCCAATATGCTGCGCCCGGCGCCCCGCTCGTCGTTCAACGGACCGGTCGGCGACCTGCGCCGCTACAGCTCGGCCGTGGTGAAGCTAAGCGACGTCGAGGAGATCGCCCATACCTTCGGAACCACCATCAACGACGTCGCGCTGGCCGCGGTGGCCGACAGCTATCGGGCAGCGCTGCTGCGCCGCGGTGAGCAGCCCCGCCCGGACTCGCTGCGCACCCTGGTCCCGGTGTCGGTGCGCGCCACCGACGCCATGGACGTTCCGGACAATCGGGTGTCGCTGATGCTGCCGCTGCTGCCGGTCGACCTGGCCGATCCGCTCCAGCGGCTGCGGACGGTGCATGACCGGCTCAAGGTCGCCAAGTCCAGTGGCCAACGGCAGGCGGGCAGCATCCTGGTGTGGGCGACCAACTTGATCCCATTCACGGTGACGGCGTGGACGGTTCGGCTGTTGTCGCGGCTTCCCCAGCGATCGGTGGTCACCGTGGTGACCAACGTGCCGGGACCGCGCCAGCCCCTGACCGTGATGGGCCACAAGGTGGTTCGCCTGCTGCCGGTTCCACCGATCGCGGCGGGCTTGCGCACCGGCATCGCCATCCTCAGCTACGCCGACGAGCTGGCCTTCGGGCTGGTGGTCGACTTCGATGCCGCCCCGGACGTCGACGAGCTCGCCATCGGCATCGACCGCGGGGTGCAACGGCTGCATCAGTTGGCCAAGACCAGTGGAGCCTCGCGCCGCAAGGGTGGTCTGCGGCTGTTGTCCGACGGCTAA